A stretch of the Chitiniphilus purpureus genome encodes the following:
- a CDS encoding OmpA family protein, with the protein MLSIKQTLTRLAVTAALGSAATAFAATDAYLTNSTNVSPSNPEGVVKNSITECWQTSSWSKDKAVKGCAGYVEPVAAPAPAPAPAPAPAPAPAPAPSVTTKKFTLQAEVLFDFNKSVLKPSGKDALDQLYNEVANLDPKEGAAVVIGHTDRIGSDKYNMELGYRRAKAVQDYMISKGAPAERITAESRGESAPVTGDTCAKVKPRAKLIECLSQDRRVEIEIRGTREVTETKAETK; encoded by the coding sequence ATGTTGTCGATCAAGCAAACCCTGACACGCCTTGCCGTGACCGCCGCGCTTGGCAGCGCCGCAACCGCCTTCGCCGCCACCGACGCCTACCTCACCAACAGCACCAACGTCAGCCCTTCCAATCCTGAGGGCGTGGTCAAGAACAGCATCACCGAATGCTGGCAGACCAGCTCCTGGAGCAAGGACAAGGCCGTCAAGGGCTGCGCGGGCTATGTCGAGCCGGTTGCCGCTCCGGCACCGGCCCCCGCTCCGGCCCCCGCTCCGGCTCCGGCCCCGGCACCCGCCCCGTCGGTGACGACCAAGAAGTTCACGCTGCAGGCCGAGGTGCTGTTCGACTTCAACAAGTCGGTGCTCAAGCCTTCGGGCAAGGACGCGCTTGACCAGCTGTACAACGAGGTTGCCAACCTGGATCCGAAGGAAGGCGCCGCCGTGGTGATCGGTCACACCGACCGCATCGGTTCGGACAAGTACAACATGGAGCTGGGCTATCGCCGTGCCAAGGCGGTGCAGGACTACATGATCTCCAAGGGTGCCCCGGCCGAACGCATCACCGCCGAATCGCGTGGTGAAAGCGCCCCGGTGACCGGCGATACCTGCGCCAAGGTCAAGCCGCGCGCCAAGCTGATCGAATGCCTGTCCCAGGATCGCCGTGTCGAGATCGAAATTCGCGGCACCCGCGAAGTGACCGAAACCAAGGCTGAAACCAAGTAA
- the lolA gene encoding outer membrane lipoprotein chaperone LolA: MKKYLLTLALPSFFSLAWLEPARADAVAMLKNTLSSTVTLQGRFTQTVTQQSGKPQQSQGQFAIQRPGKFRWSYQAPYEQVIVGDGSSVWLYDPDLRQATVKAFGNALESSPAALLAGDNALEDNYTFKTLPAKGGLSWLEAQPKREDSGFASIKLGIRADQVQEMELLDRFGQVTRIRFDELRRNAKLDAALFRFTPPKGVDVVRE; encoded by the coding sequence ATGAAGAAATATCTCCTCACCCTTGCCCTGCCCTCATTTTTCTCGCTCGCCTGGCTTGAACCGGCCCGTGCGGACGCAGTCGCCATGCTCAAGAACACCTTGTCGAGCACGGTGACGCTGCAGGGACGTTTCACGCAGACGGTGACCCAGCAGAGCGGCAAGCCGCAGCAAAGCCAGGGCCAGTTCGCGATCCAGCGACCCGGCAAGTTCCGCTGGTCCTATCAGGCACCTTATGAACAGGTGATCGTCGGCGATGGCAGCTCAGTGTGGCTGTACGATCCGGACCTGCGCCAGGCCACGGTGAAAGCCTTCGGCAATGCGCTCGAATCGAGCCCCGCGGCGCTCTTGGCCGGCGACAATGCGCTGGAGGACAACTACACCTTCAAAACCCTGCCTGCCAAGGGCGGCCTCTCCTGGCTGGAAGCCCAACCCAAACGCGAGGACTCGGGATTCGCCAGTATCAAGCTGGGGATCAGGGCCGATCAGGTGCAGGAAATGGAATTGCTCGACCGTTTTGGACAAGTGACACGTATCCGCTTTGACGAGCTGCGGCGCAATGCCAAACTGGATGCGGCGTTGTTCCGCTTCACACCACCGAAGGGCGTCGACGTCGTTCGCGAGTGA
- a CDS encoding replication-associated recombination protein A, with amino-acid sequence MADLFSVSPAPPLAEALRPATLGDVVGQTHLLGPGKPLRLAFEARKPHSMILWGPPGVGKTTLARLTAHAFECEFIALSAVFAGVKDIREAMAQAEHYLALGKPTILFVDEIHRFNKSQQDALLPYVESGLVTLIGATTENPSFEVNSALLSRAQVYVLKPLNEEELGQLLVRAQQDVLAHLQFEEPAVATLIGYADGDARRFLNLLEQCNTAAGAAGVGIVTAEFVQNALTLNARRFDKGGDNFYDQISALHKSVRGSHPDAALYWLMRMLDGGADPRYLSRRIVRMAWEDIGLADPKALQIANEAATTYERLGSPEGELALAQAVLYLAVAAKSNAGYSAYNQARAFVKQDASREVPVHLRNAPTRLMKELGYGHEYRYAHDEPHAYAAGETYLPEGMPEPGWYQPSPRGLEIKIAEKMAFLRQLDEDAKR; translated from the coding sequence TTGGCTGATTTGTTCAGCGTATCGCCGGCCCCCCCCCTTGCTGAAGCGCTCAGACCGGCCACCCTTGGCGATGTGGTCGGTCAGACCCATCTTCTGGGCCCCGGCAAGCCATTGCGTCTCGCGTTCGAGGCCCGCAAGCCCCATTCGATGATCCTGTGGGGGCCACCCGGCGTCGGCAAGACCACCCTCGCCCGTCTGACAGCGCATGCGTTCGAATGCGAGTTCATCGCGCTTTCGGCGGTGTTTGCCGGAGTGAAGGACATCCGGGAAGCCATGGCCCAGGCCGAGCATTACCTGGCGCTGGGCAAACCGACCATCCTGTTCGTCGACGAGATCCATCGCTTCAACAAATCGCAGCAGGATGCGCTTTTGCCTTATGTGGAATCGGGCCTGGTCACCTTGATCGGCGCCACCACCGAAAATCCCTCGTTCGAGGTCAATTCGGCGTTGCTGTCGCGCGCGCAGGTCTATGTGCTCAAGCCGTTGAACGAAGAGGAACTGGGGCAGTTGCTTGTGCGCGCGCAGCAAGACGTGCTTGCGCACCTGCAGTTCGAGGAGCCGGCCGTTGCGACCTTGATCGGCTATGCCGACGGCGACGCGCGGCGCTTCCTCAATCTGCTTGAGCAATGCAATACCGCCGCGGGTGCGGCCGGCGTCGGGATCGTCACCGCCGAATTCGTGCAGAACGCGTTAACACTCAACGCGCGCCGCTTCGACAAGGGTGGGGACAATTTCTACGACCAGATCTCGGCATTGCACAAATCGGTGCGCGGCTCCCATCCCGATGCCGCCCTCTACTGGCTTATGCGGATGCTCGACGGCGGTGCCGACCCCCGCTATCTCTCCCGGCGCATCGTGCGCATGGCCTGGGAGGACATCGGGCTCGCCGACCCGAAGGCGTTGCAGATCGCCAACGAGGCTGCCACCACCTACGAACGGCTGGGCTCGCCCGAGGGTGAGCTGGCACTGGCCCAGGCCGTGCTCTATCTGGCGGTGGCGGCCAAGAGCAACGCCGGTTACAGCGCCTACAACCAGGCGCGTGCCTTCGTGAAGCAGGATGCTTCGCGCGAGGTGCCGGTGCATCTGCGCAATGCGCCGACCAGGCTGATGAAGGAATTGGGCTATGGCCATGAGTACCGCTACGCCCACGATGAACCGCATGCCTATGCCGCAGGGGAGACCTACCTGCCCGAAGGCATGCCGGAGCCGGGCTGGTATCAACCATCCCCCCGCGGTTTGGAAATCAAGATCGCGGAGAAAATGGCCTTCCTCAGACAGCTCGATGAGGACGCAAAGCGGTAG
- the serS gene encoding serine--tRNA ligase, producing MLDINLLRNDLDHVVARLASRGFAFPAEQFNLLEAERKSLQTATQELQAKRNSVSKEVGMAKSRGEDVAPILAQVEHLKGELAANETALAALQEKLSDLLLRVPNLPQAAVPQGKDESGNVEVRRWGTPRTFDFPIRDHVDVGAPLGLDFETGARLSGARFTVLHGQIARLHRALAQFMLDLHTGEHGYEETYTPYIVNPEVLYGTGQLPKFAEDMFRVERGGEGSQPQYLISTAEISLTNTVRDTVLKPEQLPIRLTAHSPCFRSEAGSYGRDVRGMIRQHQFDKVEMVQIVRPEQSDAALEAMVGHAEAVLQKLGLPYRVVALCTGDMGFSAARTYDLEVWLPAQATYREISSCSNCEAFQARRMQARFKNEAGKNELLHTLNGSGLAVGRTLVAVLENYQNADGSVTVPEALRPYMGGLALLKP from the coding sequence ATGCTCGATATCAACCTGCTCCGTAACGATCTTGACCACGTTGTCGCGCGCCTGGCGAGCCGTGGCTTTGCCTTCCCGGCAGAACAGTTCAACCTGCTCGAAGCCGAGCGCAAGTCGTTGCAGACAGCAACGCAGGAGCTGCAGGCCAAACGCAACAGCGTCTCCAAGGAAGTGGGCATGGCCAAATCCCGCGGTGAGGACGTCGCCCCCATCCTGGCGCAGGTGGAACACCTCAAAGGTGAGCTGGCAGCCAATGAAACGGCATTGGCCGCGCTGCAGGAGAAGCTGTCCGATCTGCTGCTGCGCGTGCCCAACCTGCCGCAGGCCGCCGTGCCGCAGGGCAAAGACGAGAGCGGCAATGTCGAAGTGCGGCGTTGGGGCACGCCCCGCACCTTCGATTTTCCGATCAGGGATCATGTCGATGTCGGCGCGCCGCTCGGCCTTGATTTCGAAACCGGCGCGCGCCTGTCCGGTGCGCGTTTCACGGTGTTGCATGGCCAGATCGCGCGGCTGCATCGGGCCCTCGCCCAGTTCATGCTGGACCTGCACACCGGCGAGCACGGTTACGAGGAAACCTACACCCCCTATATCGTCAACCCGGAGGTGCTGTACGGCACCGGGCAACTGCCCAAGTTCGCCGAAGACATGTTCCGCGTGGAGCGCGGCGGCGAAGGCAGCCAGCCGCAATACCTGATCTCGACGGCGGAGATCTCGCTCACCAACACCGTACGCGACACGGTGCTCAAGCCGGAGCAGTTGCCGATCAGGCTGACCGCCCATTCGCCGTGCTTCCGCTCGGAAGCCGGCTCCTATGGACGCGATGTGCGCGGCATGATCCGCCAGCACCAGTTCGACAAGGTGGAGATGGTACAGATCGTGCGCCCGGAGCAATCGGACGCGGCGCTGGAAGCCATGGTCGGGCATGCCGAGGCAGTGCTGCAGAAGCTTGGCCTGCCCTATCGGGTGGTGGCCTTGTGCACCGGCGACATGGGTTTTTCCGCAGCCAGGACCTACGACCTGGAAGTCTGGCTGCCGGCGCAGGCCACCTACCGCGAAATTTCGAGCTGCTCCAACTGCGAAGCCTTCCAGGCACGGCGCATGCAGGCGCGCTTCAAGAACGAAGCTGGCAAGAACGAACTGCTGCATACACTCAACGGCTCGGGGCTGGCAGTGGGACGCACCCTGGTGGCGGTGCTGGAGAACTACCAGAACGCCGACGGCAGCGTCACGGTACCGGAGGCACTGCGCCCCTACATGGGCGGGCTGGCGCTGCTCAAGCCCTGA
- a CDS encoding NfeD family protein: protein MSILTAWLVTALALAGLEMLTGTFYLLAIAIGMLFGALASWLGAPLALQFVVASLCALGAVAALRQWKRRQQPVGTDAGQSLDIGQRVSIETWLDATHARVRYRGSHWQAQLRAPLTAPLTEPLYIVAQQGNTLILDTVPPQS from the coding sequence ATGTCTATCCTGACCGCTTGGCTGGTCACTGCCTTGGCCCTGGCCGGCCTGGAGATGTTGACCGGAACGTTCTACCTGCTCGCCATTGCAATCGGAATGCTGTTCGGGGCGCTGGCCTCCTGGCTGGGTGCGCCACTCGCCTTACAGTTCGTCGTGGCGTCGTTGTGTGCGCTGGGCGCCGTCGCCGCGCTACGGCAATGGAAACGCAGGCAGCAGCCGGTCGGCACCGACGCCGGCCAATCGCTGGACATCGGGCAACGTGTCAGCATCGAAACCTGGCTTGACGCCACCCACGCCCGGGTCCGCTACCGCGGCTCGCACTGGCAGGCGCAACTGCGTGCGCCGTTGACCGCGCCACTGACCGAGCCCCTTTACATCGTGGCCCAGCAGGGCAATACGCTGATCCTCGATACCGTTCCGCCGCAGTCCTAA
- a CDS encoding SPFH domain-containing protein, with protein sequence MEQPMIFAIALFVIVVIFVARTVKIVPQQNAWVRERLGRFHDVLEPGLRVVIPFVDRIAYRHDLREVPMDVPSQVCITKDNTQLQVDGIIYFQVVDPKLASYGSSDYVLAITQLAQTTLRSVVGKLELDKTFEERDEINRAVVSALDEAATSWGVKVLRYEIKDLTPPAEILRSMQAQITAEREKRARIAQSEGLRQEQINLASGEREAAIQRSQGEMQAAINESEGEKQAAVNRATGEAEAIRLVARANAEAIATVAEAIEHRGGIEAVNLKVAEQYVSAFGNIAKQGNTMLLPTNAADIAGLVATATSVIRQQPK encoded by the coding sequence ATGGAGCAGCCCATGATCTTCGCGATCGCGCTATTCGTCATTGTCGTCATCTTCGTTGCCCGCACCGTCAAGATCGTCCCGCAGCAGAATGCGTGGGTCCGCGAACGGCTGGGGCGTTTTCACGATGTGCTGGAGCCCGGGCTGCGGGTGGTGATCCCTTTTGTCGACCGGATCGCCTATCGGCACGATCTGCGGGAGGTGCCAATGGATGTGCCAAGCCAGGTCTGTATCACCAAGGACAACACGCAGCTGCAGGTCGACGGCATCATCTATTTCCAGGTCGTCGACCCCAAGCTGGCGTCGTACGGATCGAGCGACTACGTACTGGCGATCACCCAGCTGGCCCAGACCACGCTGCGCTCGGTGGTCGGCAAGCTGGAGCTGGACAAGACCTTCGAGGAACGTGATGAGATCAACCGTGCGGTGGTCTCGGCGTTGGACGAAGCCGCAACCAGCTGGGGAGTCAAGGTGTTGCGCTACGAGATCAAGGATCTGACGCCGCCGGCCGAAATCCTGCGCTCGATGCAGGCCCAGATCACTGCCGAGCGCGAAAAGCGCGCCCGTATCGCCCAATCCGAGGGCTTGCGCCAGGAACAGATCAACCTCGCATCCGGCGAGCGCGAAGCGGCGATCCAGCGCTCACAGGGTGAGATGCAGGCTGCCATCAATGAATCGGAAGGGGAAAAGCAGGCGGCGGTCAACCGCGCCACTGGGGAAGCCGAAGCGATCCGGCTGGTCGCCCGCGCCAATGCCGAGGCGATCGCGACGGTGGCCGAGGCGATCGAGCACCGCGGCGGCATCGAGGCGGTCAACCTCAAGGTGGCGGAGCAGTACGTCTCCGCCTTCGGCAATATCGCCAAGCAAGGCAACACCATGCTGCTGCCGACCAACGCCGCCGATATCGCCGGTCTGGTGGCCACTGCAACCTCGGTGATCCGGCAACAGCCCAAGTAA
- a CDS encoding PilZ domain-containing protein: MTDRFPPREQRSALRIPVDCKVKIRTLDFGPSHYGTCSDLSVSGMTLRTSYVPRPGEEFEVFVMPPRQGGSLREPLAARVRVVRCHELARGRLYELGLAIVQILG; this comes from the coding sequence ATGACTGATCGTTTCCCGCCCCGTGAACAGCGCAGTGCCCTGCGCATCCCGGTTGACTGCAAGGTCAAGATCCGCACGCTCGACTTCGGTCCATCCCACTACGGTACCTGCAGCGACTTGAGCGTGAGCGGGATGACGCTGCGCACCTCGTATGTGCCGCGGCCGGGCGAGGAATTCGAGGTCTTCGTGATGCCGCCGCGCCAGGGCGGCAGCCTGCGCGAACCGCTGGCGGCGCGGGTGCGGGTGGTGCGTTGTCATGAACTGGCGCGTGGCAGGCTGTACGAGCTGGGTCTGGCCATCGTACAGATCCTGGGCTGA
- the gspE gene encoding type II secretion system ATPase GspE, whose protein sequence is MSRLVPYHFARDRGVVDLAAHADGLDVLMKRGGDLAALSELRRVAGRPLNVVVLEPAEYDARVTALFSDGERGSATVVGDLEGNLDLSRLAQDIPEIEDLMDTADNAPIIRLINALLTEALRENASDLHIEPFETRSVVRFRVDGQLRDVIEPKRALHAALVSRIKVMAGLDIAEKRLPQDGRITLRVAGRPVDVRVSTLPTGHGERAVLRLLDKSAGRLNLEKLGMPADTLGRLEGLLAQPHGIILVTGPTGSGKTTTLYAALSRMDAASSNIMTVEDPIEYDLDGVGQTQVNPRIDMSFGRALRAILRQDPDVIMIGEIRDLETAQIAVQASLTGHLVLATLHTNDAASAVTRLTDMGIEPFLLASSLLGVLAQRLARRLCPDCRVAHVAEAAECAALGVAHAPMLYRAHGCAACNGTGYRGRTGIYELLLVDEAMRSMIHNQEPEQQLKHHALQHGMLSLRQDGVRRVLAGDTTLEEIWRVTRDA, encoded by the coding sequence ATGAGCCGCCTCGTCCCCTACCATTTCGCGCGCGATCGCGGCGTCGTCGACCTTGCTGCGCATGCGGATGGGCTGGACGTGCTGATGAAGCGTGGCGGCGATCTGGCGGCGTTGTCCGAATTGCGCCGCGTGGCCGGCAGGCCGCTGAACGTGGTGGTGCTGGAGCCTGCCGAGTACGACGCGCGGGTGACCGCGCTCTTCAGCGACGGCGAGCGCGGCAGTGCCACGGTGGTGGGCGATCTCGAAGGCAACCTCGATCTGTCGCGGCTGGCACAGGATATTCCCGAGATCGAGGATCTGATGGATACCGCGGACAACGCGCCCATCATCCGACTGATCAATGCCCTGCTGACCGAAGCATTGCGCGAGAACGCCTCGGATCTGCATATCGAACCATTCGAGACGCGCTCGGTGGTGCGCTTTCGCGTCGATGGCCAGCTGCGCGACGTGATCGAACCCAAGCGTGCACTGCATGCCGCCCTGGTATCGCGGATCAAGGTGATGGCGGGTCTGGACATCGCCGAGAAACGATTGCCACAGGACGGCCGCATCACACTGCGCGTGGCCGGGCGCCCGGTCGACGTGCGGGTGTCCACCCTGCCCACCGGGCACGGCGAGCGTGCAGTGCTGCGGCTGCTCGACAAATCCGCCGGGCGCCTCAACCTGGAAAAGCTCGGCATGCCCGCCGACACGCTGGGCCGGCTGGAGGGGCTGCTGGCGCAGCCGCACGGCATCATCCTTGTCACCGGGCCCACCGGCTCGGGCAAGACCACTACGCTGTATGCTGCGCTGTCGCGCATGGACGCCGCCAGCAGCAACATCATGACGGTCGAGGACCCCATCGAATATGACCTGGACGGGGTGGGGCAGACCCAGGTCAACCCACGGATCGACATGAGCTTCGGGCGTGCACTGCGTGCCATCCTGCGTCAGGACCCGGACGTGATCATGATCGGTGAGATCCGCGATCTGGAAACGGCGCAGATCGCGGTCCAGGCCTCACTGACCGGCCATCTGGTGCTGGCCACGCTGCATACCAACGATGCGGCAAGCGCGGTGACGCGTCTGACCGACATGGGGATCGAACCGTTTCTGCTGGCATCGTCGCTGCTGGGTGTGTTGGCCCAGCGACTGGCGCGCAGGCTATGCCCCGACTGCCGCGTGGCCCATGTCGCCGAAGCGGCCGAATGTGCGGCGTTGGGGGTGGCACATGCGCCGATGCTGTACCGGGCGCACGGTTGCGCCGCGTGCAACGGCACCGGCTATCGCGGCCGTACCGGCATCTACGAGCTGTTGCTGGTGGACGAAGCGATGCGCAGCATGATCCACAACCAGGAGCCGGAACAGCAGCTCAAGCACCATGCGTTGCAGCATGGCATGCTCAGCCTGCGCCAGGACGGCGTGCGCCGGGTGTTGGCGGGCGATACCACGTTGGAAGAGATCTGGCGCGTCACGCGCGATGCCTGA
- the gspD gene encoding type II secretion system secretin GspD, which yields MIRLRPLVLALALLTAGTASAVDNEVTLNFVNADLESTIKAIGLITGRNFVLDPRVKGTVNIVSTQPVKRDQVYPILLSALRQQGFAAVESGGAVKIVPEADAKQHYSATTLPGTKVAGDQIITQVYPLKYESASQLVPILRPLITPNNAINAYPAGNTLVITDYADNIRRLNRVIESIDQPPTLDVFPIPLKYASAVDVAQTLARLLPEVQVQGVAPQTPLPDGVRRSAVVPDIRSNALLVRSETAVHAQQIRRLVETLDQPGAAGGNIQVIYLKNAEATKLAATLKGILTGQDSGNAASGGTLSASPTASSTGGLSAAANTANSTGSPAAQSSAASVQVAGTTVMIQADAMTNSLIITAPDNIYNNLRSVVDKLDMRRAQVYIEAMIAEVNVSKVGEFGIQWVLGGGTDVVGVGISALAPGGAINNLANIANGLIARKPTVPPGFNIGILNANPLRGESPSLGILATALQNSGNANILSTPNLITLDNEEAKIMVGQNIPIITGTQSSTGSNPNPFTTVEREDIGITLKVKPQVSEGGSITMSVYQEVSNIDASVQTNGAGIATSKRSIESKVLVDDGQVLVLGGLIEDRLSNGQDKVPGLGDIPGLGNLFRYESRRWQKTNLMVFLRPYILRDGKASETLSNSRYQYLKTQQEGFRIPDHPLLPDLPKVKLPEQLPEPAGAAPADKARPPQPAQP from the coding sequence ATGATCCGCCTGCGCCCGCTCGTACTCGCCCTGGCGCTGTTGACCGCCGGAACCGCCTCGGCCGTCGACAACGAGGTGACGCTCAATTTCGTGAATGCCGATCTGGAATCGACGATCAAGGCGATCGGCCTGATCACCGGCCGCAACTTCGTGCTCGATCCCCGGGTGAAGGGCACGGTCAACATCGTCTCGACCCAGCCGGTCAAGCGCGATCAGGTCTATCCCATCCTGTTGTCGGCGTTGCGCCAGCAAGGCTTTGCCGCCGTCGAGTCCGGCGGGGCAGTCAAGATCGTGCCCGAGGCCGACGCCAAGCAGCACTACAGCGCCACCACCCTGCCCGGTACCAAGGTCGCCGGCGACCAGATCATCACCCAGGTCTATCCGCTCAAGTACGAGTCGGCGAGCCAGCTGGTGCCCATCCTGCGGCCGCTGATCACGCCCAACAACGCCATCAACGCGTATCCGGCCGGCAATACGCTGGTGATCACCGACTATGCCGACAATATCCGCCGGCTCAACCGGGTGATCGAAAGCATCGACCAGCCACCGACACTGGATGTGTTTCCGATCCCACTCAAATACGCCTCGGCGGTCGACGTGGCCCAGACCCTGGCGCGCCTGTTGCCCGAGGTGCAGGTGCAGGGGGTGGCGCCGCAGACACCGCTGCCCGATGGCGTGCGTCGTAGTGCGGTGGTCCCGGATATCCGCAGCAACGCGCTGCTGGTGCGCAGCGAGACCGCGGTGCACGCGCAGCAGATCCGCCGTCTGGTCGAGACGCTGGATCAGCCCGGCGCCGCTGGCGGCAATATCCAGGTGATCTATCTGAAGAATGCCGAGGCGACCAAGCTCGCGGCCACGCTCAAGGGCATCCTCACCGGCCAGGACAGCGGCAATGCCGCCAGCGGCGGCACGCTGTCCGCGAGTCCAACCGCCAGCAGTACCGGAGGATTGTCCGCCGCGGCCAATACCGCGAACAGCACCGGCAGCCCCGCGGCGCAAAGCAGTGCGGCCAGCGTGCAGGTCGCGGGTACCACGGTGATGATCCAGGCTGATGCGATGACCAATTCGCTGATCATCACCGCACCGGACAATATCTATAACAACCTGCGCTCGGTGGTCGACAAGCTCGATATGCGCCGCGCCCAGGTCTATATCGAGGCGATGATCGCCGAGGTGAACGTGTCCAAGGTGGGCGAGTTCGGCATCCAATGGGTGCTGGGCGGTGGTACCGACGTGGTCGGGGTCGGCATCTCGGCACTGGCACCGGGCGGTGCGATCAACAATCTGGCCAACATCGCCAACGGACTCATCGCCCGCAAGCCTACCGTGCCGCCGGGCTTCAACATCGGCATCCTGAACGCCAATCCGCTGCGGGGCGAGAGCCCCTCGCTGGGAATACTGGCGACGGCGCTGCAGAACAGTGGCAACGCCAACATCCTGTCCACCCCCAACCTGATCACGCTGGACAACGAAGAGGCCAAGATCATGGTGGGGCAGAACATTCCCATCATCACCGGCACGCAGTCCTCCACCGGCAGCAACCCCAACCCCTTCACCACGGTCGAGCGCGAGGACATCGGCATCACCCTCAAGGTCAAGCCGCAGGTGTCCGAGGGGGGCAGCATCACGATGAGCGTCTACCAGGAGGTGTCGAACATCGACGCCTCGGTGCAGACCAACGGTGCCGGCATCGCGACCAGCAAGCGCTCGATCGAGTCGAAGGTGCTGGTGGACGACGGCCAGGTACTGGTACTGGGCGGCCTGATCGAGGACAGGCTCTCCAACGGCCAGGACAAGGTGCCCGGCCTTGGCGACATCCCCGGCCTTGGCAATCTGTTCCGCTATGAGTCGCGCCGGTGGCAGAAGACCAATCTGATGGTGTTCCTGCGGCCCTACATCCTGCGCGACGGCAAGGCGAGCGAGACATTGTCCAACTCGCGCTACCAGTACCTCAAGACGCAGCAGGAAGGTTTCCGGATCCCGGATCATCCGCTGTTGCCCGATCTGCCCAAGGTGAAGCTGCCGGAGCAACTGCCCGAGCCGGCCGGCGCGGCACCTGCCGATAAGGCCCGGCCGCCGCAGCCTGCCCAGCCATGA
- a CDS encoding type II secretion system protein N yields the protein MAALAELALAGALAWVCAGLLWRLVAPASPDLRLTQPPEPAVQQRPAWVYAPTWFGSAGTAAAPTSLAAKLVAVIAGGEGFSAAIFTGFGPVALAARPGDALQDGVTLLAVERDRARVDNRGRTEEIPLEGADKGILPGTGNIGGGPPPDSGTPSPSQSPASAQQLKITRGVMADAMQSMNIADWSKGLAVSPEGGIYLMDTRQQPFAGLLQLQDGDILKRANGRTLADTSDMSLVYSLFSQQNQVTLEVVRSGSPVTLQYQIQP from the coding sequence GTGGCAGCACTCGCCGAGCTCGCGCTGGCCGGTGCCTTGGCCTGGGTATGCGCCGGCCTTCTATGGCGCCTGGTCGCGCCGGCGTCGCCCGACCTGCGGCTGACACAACCACCGGAGCCTGCGGTGCAGCAACGACCCGCCTGGGTCTATGCGCCCACATGGTTCGGCAGTGCCGGTACGGCCGCGGCACCGACGTCGCTCGCAGCCAAGCTGGTGGCGGTGATTGCCGGTGGAGAGGGGTTCAGCGCGGCGATCTTCACCGGCTTCGGCCCGGTGGCACTTGCCGCCCGCCCTGGCGATGCGCTGCAGGACGGCGTCACGCTGCTCGCGGTCGAGCGGGACCGGGCAAGGGTGGACAATCGCGGCCGTACTGAGGAAATCCCGCTGGAAGGGGCCGACAAGGGGATATTGCCGGGAACGGGGAACATCGGTGGCGGGCCGCCGCCGGACAGCGGTACGCCCTCGCCCTCGCAGTCCCCTGCTTCCGCACAGCAGCTCAAGATCACGCGTGGTGTGATGGCGGATGCGATGCAGAGCATGAATATCGCCGACTGGTCCAAGGGGCTTGCGGTCTCGCCCGAAGGCGGGATTTATCTGATGGATACGCGCCAACAGCCTTTCGCCGGCCTGCTACAACTGCAAGATGGCGATATCCTCAAGCGTGCCAACGGGCGTACCCTCGCCGATACATCCGACATGTCGCTTGTCTACAGCCTGTTCAGCCAGCAAAACCAGGTCACACTGGAAGTCGTGCGTAGCGGCAGCCCGGTGACCCTGCAGTACCAAATCCAACCATGA